Within the Medicago truncatula cultivar Jemalong A17 chromosome 4, MtrunA17r5.0-ANR, whole genome shotgun sequence genome, the region acatgaagttctgggctatgcatatgcttttcatatgaatttctggacaataaccaatgtatggacttttcttcatacatcagaatgttcctttcccagattttgtcttggaaccggtgcaggaggatttagtgggattctgcatcttcatgcccatgctttgagagattgtgttgtccttgttcagtaccaactctcagacgtgtctatctcttgttgaagatgacagatttgctttgcttttgctttttgcttttcacctactatactgttcataaagtaagcatgagctgagcttgaacattctgatcatcagaatgttccatctgttttacttaggatgatttgtaagactatcatttgatgtaatcaaatcctaatagtgaaacaataatgaagagcagtggtaataacatctaggatgatattcctttgtgaaatattcctagtacatcaatgttcatagtcttaaatgaacattgaatgccttctttgacataactcttgtatatgcctttattgcttgattgatccatgcaaatgtactttcctggacatatattcatgtcacatgtgccttgcatgaccttgatcacagttcttgagattcttggcttgtataagaacaaccttctgaacaaccttctgaactaggttgcttctgaactggttgcttctgaacaaccttctgaactaggttgcttctgaacttggttgcttctgaacattctgatcttcgagcaacattctgatctaactttctgacctcagtgttagatcatgaattcaaatgtctcctttgatttcttgattcttggtatgattcaaaccttgttcctgtcttagtaaaacactcaagagcacaagttaaataccaaggaattaatcaaagtccattaattctttaatcatattggtttattatctttaaaattaattagggattttgcctcaacaattaCCTCATTCTCACATTCGTCGTCATCTATGCACCACCCATTCTTCTACTCTTAACTTGATTCTAATTTAAAGTTATCATCTCATATTATCATTACCCTCAACGTTAGCAACTTTCCTCTCTAAGACTCCATTATAATTTAAGGTTTTATTCTCTCGATACCGATTGTTCAACACATCTGACCAATGAAGCGTCCAACTTGATTGACCCTCTAGTACTGTACTGACCAAATATCAAGAACATGGTTCTCACGTCGTCGTCGTTCATGAGCTATATCCGGCTGAACCACGCACTCCCGCCTGAGTCGGTCGATTGAAATCGATACTCAACACCATATACCCGTTGTATGTTGCTGTACGTAGTTGAGTTcgaatttgatttgattgaacTGACCCTTCAACTCAGAGAGGGTGCCATCAGAGGGAATCCTGAACACATGGGGTGGTTTCCCCCCATTGTAGTGAACTGCAGCTAGCTTGATGTTCGGATCAAAGACAGagttttccataatttttttggtgtgGTTTCTGGTTATGAAAACCTATTCATAAAGGTATTTGGGCGCCCTGGACCACAAAACTGTCGATGCAACGTGGACCACATAACAAAAATCATGTTTAGGATTATAGAATCCAAAATGTCCCTCCCCCTATATAAGGTATGTAGTTTCTCTCATTTTTCACCCAATATTGAAAaaatttggattatataatccgaaaatcAAAGGCAAAAGTTCAGATTATATTATAATCCAAACAAAGTCAAGGTTTTTTGCCGATGGTCTTCACCTCATAAAACATGGTTTCAAAGGTTTTTACCTCTATTAATAGCAGGTAAAACCCCTTTGAAACACGTTTTTTGACCCAAACGGCACCTTTATGATAGACTTTCGAATATAACGCACGTCTTGTAGTTCATATCACCTTGATAATTCATTGCCACATAACTTAAAATACATTAGGTCCTTCGTGGCTCGTTCTCCCCATCACCTTTatgatattgaaaataaaaatctatGGAAAAGCCCAATCTTTTTTCTAATCCCActttctaaaaagaaaaaatatataaaagtcaCATAATCCTTCAACCTGTCTCTAACAAGGAGCACCTAAGTGGCCTTCTCACTTTATTTACCCCAACTTTGAACTCTTTCactaagaaaaagaagaaaaaacaaaagtagTAAAGAAAAACCAATGAGCAGTCACTTCACATAAATAGAGAGCCATAGCAACAATATATAATACCCACCAACCAAACATTTCTTGCATCTtacaaccaaaaccaaattttcatataaaaaagagGTGTCCTATTTTTTATATGTGGTGTTTTCCTTGCTAGCTTGAAGTTACACACAAAAATATCCTCATCTGTAACTCCAAACTCTtgaagaatttctttttcttgagtTACACATCATGAGGAGCTTTTCAAAGAGTAAATTCTCTCAATGTTTTCGCCCTGTTGTTGATCTAGATGACCTACTTGAATCTAAAGTTGTTGCTCATCACCACTCAAAGAACAAACATACAGTTTTAAAAGTGATCAAAGCTATGGTGTTGGAAACTATATTGGTAAGtatcttaattattttattttttacagtgtatatgaattaatttcatttcatttttatagCACAAAGTTTTTGATCGTTGACTTTTAATATCTAATTCTTGCAGAATAGAAGAGCTCGTCATAAAACTTGTTACGGCTTTGATTGTTTTGGTGTGTCAAAGCATAATTATTCGACGTATAAGAAAGTAACCAACGCCACTCAATCGTCTTTGACAAGTTTATCTTCAGATAATTCAACGGTATCACAATCAAAGAACATGTCCACCAAAGGAAAACATGAGAAAGAAACTAAACAAGAAAGCGCAATATTAGAGAAACAAAAGAAGTTTGAGTTTCGTGCAATTTGTTTGGTTCTAATAAGCTTAGTATTTACTGTGTTTTTCGGGAAACTATTTGGAATTTTTCTGACTTCAATATGGAtcttccttttctctctttGCAACTCAAACTATAGGTGCCGAAAGATGTTGCCATATGGTGCAAGATACAGTGTAGTGCATAGTCCAAAGTATATGGATGTGAATGGTCATTATAGAAAGTGAAGTACCATAATGATCATTTGACACAGATCACAATGAAGGAACAAGTCATCTTAGAGTATGTTATAAGGTTGGGAGAAACAATTTCACAATTATCCCCTTTGCCTTTCCTTCGAATTGGATTTCATGCAGTTACAACAAGTAACAGGATACTGTCACAAATCTAAGAGGTCAAATCTTAAATTGGCGGATGAGATTGTTTTACTGCAGAAAAATGAGCTTGAAATGTAATTAATCATCCAATCTCAAATCAACGGTCTTGATCCGGTTCACAGAAAAACCGTGTGGAAATGCTACAGCAGCAAACAGGGAGAATTTATATGATGGAGTTTGTAAATTGCTTTCTGACACAAGATTTATTATCTAACAAATGCTTGTAGAAAAAGTTGTTGTATAGAAAATTTACTTCACAAAGAATTTTCATTACAAGGGTATTAATACCTGTgtctaaaaaatgatttttgagcCAAAAAAGTCTTTAGCGATCAATGCTTTAATATATTATGggttttagtgcttttttcaaAGGGATGATCACACATTTGAAGTAAAGTGAAGCGAGTAAATAAGAATGGGAGCTTAgtgattttttctatttttcaaaaaagaaagggCTTCTCCCAATAAAAAGAGGGCacttctgtcaaaaaaatataaaaagaaagggAAATTCTTCGGTCCCGATTCACCTTTTCAGTAGGACGatttgatcaaataaaaaactGCCACGTGGTTTTGTTGTTGTAGAAATAAGTTATGTTTAGGGCTCCTTCGTCGTTCATAAAGATACTTTATCGTTTTTCTTTCTCCGTTAATGAAcgaatttgttattttttcagTTTTGTACATCATACTCATTTATGATAGAAGATTGGATGCATAGAAAGTAAGATTTAATGTCCATGGTTTCTTAGCATATGTCACTACAAGAAATAAGGAGATTTCCTAGGATTATTATCATCGGTAAACAGACAAAATTCCTAGGAAGCATCGACTTTCGAGGTAACTATTTATGGCAAATTGTGTCTCTATTCATAGAAATTATCGAGGAAATGTGTGTCGCAAAGTTTTTGAGGAAATTTCCTAGACATCATTCCTAGGAAAAATCCTGCTAAAAATGCAAAAGCTGACATGCTCACACTCACGATGTAACACGATCTTTGATTCAAACGACTCTTTGTATGTGGGACCCATTCTTGACTGGAAAATGGCTTAGCGAGGAAATATTCCTCGGTAAACATATGGGACCCATTGTTTCAATGACTACTTTAGTGACACatgtttttcaatgaaattttcCTGGGTAACAATGGTTGTTTTGGAGGAAGTCGTTTTCCTCGGAAATATTTGCaggaaaaatcattttttcttcttatagtATATGGATGTCATTCATGTGTATTCCAAGTGCTCTATTTTACTGATTTAAATATTTGCAACATTGTCGCTCAAATTTGGTATTTTACAGAGGTTACTACTGTTTCCTACTCAGTACGCATAAAATTCTAAACCACAATTATAGGACATACTAACATACTAAACGAACAATGAAAGAAAGGGGAATCAAACATGACTTAATCATCTAGAGGGAGGGAAGTGGATAGATTCactcttttaaaatttattcagaACGtggttttataaaatattttcacgAATTGAGATGACTAATGAAAATGGTACAATTTCTACaaaggataattaattaaacaatgaTAATAAGTTAATCCAGCTTTGAATAAGTAATTCacaattgaattattattactcaatcaaaatcaatacatAAGTTAATTATGAAACTATAGTCCATCTCAAACCAATTCCTATACTTTATACAAATAATTCGTAAGACAAGAAACAATACTACAATATGTATAATAATTGCCAGAAATAGAAAAGGGTGGAGGAGAAAACACAAAGATATGAGAAGTGGTTTTACATAGTCAATTACAAAGATTCCTTCAATTTACGAATCCAACTGATCATTAATCTTCTATGCTATGTAATCACTGTAAAACCTCCAATCTTCAATCCTTCTTGAAATTGGATCTTCCAAAGTTTTATCTCAAGCCTAGCatgcaatattttaattttcttatccAATAAATCTTCTTTGATACGAGCCTAGCTTTTTCAATCCCCTTCTAacaatagaattcaccttaaagtagttgaattccctcaaaacattacattccctcaaaacattcacccatccaaacacactgaAAAACACCTACTTTTGCTTTAGATGCTTGATGCGCTGCCAAGATCCTTGAGAGAAACCAATTcttacatatatcatatatcacctTATCAACCTAGATCTCAAATCGTACAAATGTTCTTTGAATAAATGTTTAATCAAAAGAGATTGTAGAAAGAGAAACAGAAAAAACTTTGAGAGAgtatttgtaaaattgattcaataTTGCATATAGACAAGCATACATAGGAGAGAGGAATACAAAAGAGTTTggcttaaaataaaattgaaaatacgTATTTGATTCGAATCGTTAAATCTAGATTCGAAGTTATAGTGTATAAGGATTTAACAAAGTTTATTGGATAAGAAAGTGGAGCACTATGATTTAAATTTATCTATGTAACTTAAAATGCAAAAGGAGTTAACAAAGTTTTCAACTATAAATATaccttccctcaaaaaaaaaaaaaaaaaactataaatatacttataatttttgcaaaataaaaatatgtgctTTGAGCCTTGTATACTGAATGCTCCAATTTACCTACACATTTAATAcagaataagaaaaaattgacttaGAGTGAAATAATAGTAAGATCATCCTTTTCAATTAGTATACTACCAAGTGAGATAATAGTACGATCAATTCAACATAACCATAATATATATAGTATCAAAAAGAGGTTGTAGAAAACTGAAATAGATAACTTCCCCAAGAATTCAACCCATTCAACCAACcccaaaatttgcttataacaCGAGAAAAAGGAGATGCCCATATTCAATCTAActcttagaaattgtggttgggcctaacacaaccccacaaaaccggtttGTAATTTGAGGATTTCCCCCATTTATATacacattgtcaggccatgTCATGtctgatgtgggactcttaacacaccccctcacgaccagcactattgggcttggttcaTGGACATAAATGGTGCGTGGCTCGATGTGGAAACCTGATAACAGGTAGTCCAATGGATCTtggagaggctctgataccatcttagaaatcgtggttgggcctaacacaaccccacaaaaccgacttgtaagGTGAAAATtgtccccacttataaacatattgtcAGGCCATGTTctgtccgatgtgggactcttaacattAACCTACGCCAAATGCATTTAAACTAAAATATTAAGTCAAACATGATATACAATCCAATCGAGGCAACAAAAAGATTTTGTATCTCTTTGGTGTCTTTATGAACAGTGACAGGGACAACAACTTCGGATGGAAGCCACTGCCAAAACATGGACCTGCCAAAGAAAGATGTAGTTAAAGTTGGGTATCATTGTGGTGTGCACATATACAGTTAACCATGAACTTATAAAATTTGTGAGCATGTTTACATAACTAGAAGTTTTGagaacaacatcaacaaaatagaggccaaaataaaattaagtaagaaaggaacaaaaaaatttacttataagaACAAAAACCTATTAACCATGTGACCAAGTACCATAGTTAAGATTGAGATGAATTGTAATTCAACTCAGAAAGAACATAATAGGTTCAAACTAACtttcaatttcataaaaaaaaaatcaaaacaattagaAGCAACCTTAGGGGTTCAATTGATTTTGATGAGAATGGTTGAGACATAGTGGAGACGGCCAATCAGTTCGACGGCCAGTTCGATGACGATGAAAAGGAACGAGGGTAAGATGGAGGGCGAGTCCAACTATGATGATGGGTTTGATGGTGGTGAGTGAGACGGTGGAGACGATGGTGGTGAGTGGTCGCTGAGAGGGTGAAGATGACGAAGTGTTTGGTGATTCGGTGTGGTTTTGGTGAGATACGGGTTCTGACCGCTAAATCGACAACGAGAAGAATTGGAAAGGCAAAAGCATTCTCATTTATCAATTGCTTGAAAAGAAATTACATAGAGTGGTGTTTATATAGCATAAACACAATTGACAAAAACTAGTTCAAATCTGCCAAAATAACTCTGTAATAAAACTATTAATGACATAATTAACTctaataaaaaactattaactTGCTAGTAAAAAACTATCATCACTCCGAGCTTGGAGTGAAGCTTGCAAAAAGTTGCAGGTTCAAGAGCTTTGGTGAAAACATCTGCTAACTGATTTGCAGAACTAATAGGAAGAAGATGGAATAAACCAGCCTGAAGTTTTTTCCGTACAACGTGACAATCTATATCAATATGCTTTATTCTTTCATGAAAATAGGGATTCAAAGCAATATGTCTTGCAGACTGACAATCACAATAAAGAAGAGATGGCTGAATGAAAGAGATTTGAAGATCTTGAAGTAGATAAGTGAGCCACTAAATTTCAAAAGTGGTTGATGCGAGTGCACGATATTTAGCTTCCAAAGAGGACCGTGAAACTATGGTTTACTTCTTAGAACGCCACAAGACCAAGGATGAAccaagaaatatgaaaaatccaGTAATGAAGCGTCATGTGGTCAAGCACAAAGCCCAATCAGAGTCACTAAAAGCTTTGAGCTGAAGAGAGGATTCTGTTGAAAAAAACAATCCTTGTGCAGGTGCACTTTTAATGTATCTCAAGATTCTCATGGAAGCTTCATAATGATGAATGGTAGGATGTTGCATGAACTTACTCAGTTgttgaaaaacaaaactaatgTCAGGTCTTGTATTTGTGAGATACAATAATTTTCCAATGATGCGACGATAAGCAGTAGGATCATGAGGTGGAGCAGAACTGTCATATAAAAGCTTGGAATCATGAACACAAGGAGTTGAACATTGCTTAGCAGCAACCAAACCAGCATCGGAAAGGATAGCTAATGCATATTTCCGTTGACAAAGATGAATTCCTTTTCGGGAACGTGACACCTCTAGAcctagaaaatattttaaatcaccAAGATCTTTAACTTTGAATGTATAATGCAGAAATTTCTTGCCAGATTCAATACTACTGAGGTAATTTCATGTAAGTATAACATCATCGACATAAACCAGTAGGGTTGTGAAAGAACCATTTTGAGATTTGGTAAATAAGGAATGATCATATTATGAATGTTTGAAACCAATAGAAACTAGAGCATTTGACAATTTTGAGAACCATTGTCTACTTGCTTGACGTAGACCATATAAGGACTTTTGCGATCGACAAACTTGATTGGACAATTCAGGTTGAAGCCGTGGTGGAAGTTTCATATATACCTTTAGGTtgaagctctgataccatattggAAAAGCAAAAGCATTCTCATTTATCAATTGCTTGAAATGAAATTACATAGGCTGGTGTTTATATAGCATAAACACAGTTGACAAAAATTAGTTCAAATCTGTCAAAATAACTCTGTAATAAAACTATTAATGACATAATTAACTctaataaaaaactattaactTGCTAGTAAAAATCAGTTGACTTCTAACTGTATAGTTGTGAGTTAATCTCCTAACAGTGAGAAGCAAGTTTTGAGATGATGGTGGTGGGTT harbors:
- the LOC25479982 gene encoding uncharacterized protein, giving the protein MRSFSKSKFSQCFRPVVDLDDLLESKVVAHHHSKNKHTVLKVIKAMVLETILNRRARHKTCYGFDCFGVSKHNYSTYKKVTNATQSSLTSLSSDNSTVSQSKNMSTKGKHEKETKQESAILEKQKKFEFRAICLVLISLVFTVFFGKLFGIFLTSIWIFLFSLCNSNYRCRKMLPYGARYSVVHSPKYMDVNGHYRK